Proteins from one Mycobacterium sp. SMC-2 genomic window:
- a CDS encoding chloramphenicol phosphotransferase CPT family protein, with translation MLTLDQALNETRTGDLWLFRGRSGPDRAIQTLTNAPVNHVGMTVAIDDLPPLIWHAELGDKLVDMWTGSNHRGVQLNDLRQAVVQWTQRYQQRCWLRQLTPHPTRDQENKLLRVIARMDGTAFPTTARLTGRWFRGRIPTLYDWVRGIPVVDSKVREQNRRRREERKMSLSTAYCAETVAITYEEMGLLNTDKNANWFDPGKFWSGDTLPLAPGYQLGSEIAVTVSEVG, from the coding sequence ATGCTGACCCTCGACCAAGCGCTGAACGAGACTCGCACCGGCGATCTTTGGCTGTTTCGTGGCCGCTCCGGCCCCGACCGCGCGATTCAGACGTTGACGAACGCACCGGTGAATCACGTCGGCATGACGGTGGCCATCGACGATCTGCCGCCGTTGATCTGGCATGCCGAGTTGGGCGACAAGCTCGTCGATATGTGGACCGGCAGCAATCACCGGGGCGTCCAGCTCAACGATCTGCGCCAGGCCGTCGTCCAGTGGACTCAGCGTTACCAGCAGCGGTGCTGGCTGCGTCAGCTGACGCCCCACCCCACCCGCGACCAGGAAAACAAGCTTCTGCGGGTCATCGCGCGGATGGACGGCACCGCGTTTCCCACCACAGCTCGGCTGACCGGACGCTGGTTTCGCGGCCGGATCCCGACCCTTTACGACTGGGTGCGGGGAATCCCGGTGGTGGACAGCAAGGTTCGCGAGCAGAACCGGCGCCGCCGGGAGGAACGCAAGATGAGCCTTTCCACGGCCTATTGCGCGGAGACAGTGGCGATCACCTACGAGGAAATGGGACTGCTCAACACGGACAAGAACGCGAACTGGTTCGACCCGGGCAAGTTCTGGAGTGGCGACACGCTTCCACTGGCGCCGGGCTACCAACTGGGCAGCGAAATCGCCGTGACGGTAAGCGAAGTCGGCTAG
- a CDS encoding SDR family oxidoreductase, translating to MDTLRDKVAVITGAASGIGRAIARALSDRGAHIVAVDVDDDGLRTIVDELNHGGRGPLPRHADVSESGAFEGIRDAALQRFGRVDIVVNNVGVLTNGLPQDIPLSEWQRILDINLMSVVRSNAAFLPLLLGQGSGHLVNTASLAGLFTYSYDRLPYAATKAALVQISEGLAIYLRPKNIGVTLLCPGPVLTNIAAAVPSFGGGAPLRTPGEQFELLDPTVVGELVADAILRNRFFVPTHPHVVDELRRRVDDWDAYIDYQISREPD from the coding sequence ATGGACACCCTTCGCGACAAGGTCGCCGTCATCACCGGGGCGGCCAGCGGCATCGGCCGCGCGATCGCGCGCGCGCTTTCCGACCGGGGCGCGCACATCGTCGCCGTCGACGTGGACGATGACGGTCTTCGCACCATCGTCGACGAGCTGAACCACGGCGGCCGCGGCCCCCTGCCGCGGCACGCGGACGTCTCGGAATCGGGCGCCTTCGAAGGCATTCGCGACGCGGCGCTGCAGCGGTTCGGCCGGGTCGACATCGTCGTCAACAACGTCGGCGTGCTGACGAACGGCCTGCCGCAAGATATTCCGCTCAGCGAGTGGCAACGCATCCTGGACATCAACCTGATGTCGGTGGTGCGCAGCAACGCGGCCTTCCTGCCCCTGCTGCTCGGCCAAGGCAGCGGACATCTGGTCAACACCGCCTCTCTCGCCGGACTTTTCACCTATTCCTACGACCGGCTGCCGTATGCGGCCACCAAGGCGGCCCTCGTGCAGATCAGTGAGGGTCTCGCAATCTATCTGCGTCCCAAGAACATTGGTGTGACACTGCTGTGTCCGGGACCGGTGCTGACCAATATCGCGGCGGCGGTGCCGAGCTTCGGCGGCGGCGCACCGCTGCGCACCCCCGGCGAACAGTTCGAGTTGCTCGATCCCACGGTAGTCGGCGAGCTGGTCGCCGACGCGATCCTGCGCAACCGATTCTTCGTGCCCACCCATCCGCATGTCGTCGACGAGTTGCGCCGCCGCGTTGACGACTGGGACGCCTACATCGACTACCAGATCTCTCGTGAACCCGATTGA
- a CDS encoding carboxymuconolactone decarboxylase family protein, which produces MADARTEGLNVFKDMLPGLIPDEATTMRDGGIADELGDLGLDHVFGALWTRPGLDRRSRSLVTLGALIALRAAEELKFHFPIALRNGLSIAELEEVIYHMTGYAGYPAAATARNVAREVLGGS; this is translated from the coding sequence ATGGCTGACGCACGCACCGAAGGGCTGAACGTGTTCAAGGACATGCTGCCCGGCCTGATCCCCGATGAGGCCACCACCATGCGCGACGGCGGTATCGCCGACGAACTCGGCGACTTGGGCCTCGACCACGTCTTCGGCGCGTTGTGGACGCGACCGGGCCTGGATCGCCGTTCGCGCAGCCTGGTGACGCTCGGCGCGCTCATCGCCCTGCGCGCCGCCGAGGAGCTGAAATTCCACTTCCCGATCGCGCTGCGCAACGGGCTGAGCATCGCGGAGCTCGAAGAGGTGATCTACCACATGACGGGCTACGCCGGCTATCCCGCCGCCGCGACCGCGCGCAACGTCGCGCGCGAAGTACTTGGCGGTTCATGA
- a CDS encoding VOC family protein codes for MEFVSTRIITADVNRLVDFYETVTQVPAVWGNELFAEIPTPVGTLAIGSDKTVPLFGAGSAEPAANRSAIVEFMVDDVDAEYERLYERVAEVVTTPTTMPWGNRALLLRDPDGNLVNLFTPITDEARAKFGI; via the coding sequence ATGGAGTTCGTTTCCACCCGCATCATCACCGCCGACGTCAACCGGCTGGTCGATTTCTATGAGACGGTCACCCAGGTCCCGGCGGTATGGGGCAACGAGCTTTTCGCCGAGATTCCGACTCCTGTTGGCACGCTGGCCATCGGCAGCGACAAGACCGTGCCGCTGTTTGGGGCTGGATCTGCCGAACCCGCGGCCAACCGCAGCGCGATCGTGGAGTTCATGGTCGATGACGTCGACGCGGAATACGAGCGGCTGTACGAGCGCGTCGCCGAGGTCGTGACAACACCGACCACCATGCCGTGGGGCAATCGCGCACTCCTGCTTCGGGACCCGGACGGCAACCTCGTCAACCTGTTCACTCCGATCACCGACGAGGCCCGCGCCAAGTTCGGAATCTGA
- a CDS encoding C40 family peptidase, protein MVVLATLMSLINQVSGTPYIPGGDSPAGTDCSGLVSWVANAASDRPVFGNRFNTGNEEAALLARGFQYGTAPNALVIGWNGGHTAATLPDGTPVASGERGGVRIGGAGAYQAGFTHHMFLPMPPEGEGVLPLPPDAPPPPDAPPPPDAPPVLVDAAAPAPPVLVDAAAPAPPEAPGPPAPELPPPGDPGIANP, encoded by the coding sequence ATGGTAGTACTAGCAACATTGATGTCATTGATTAATCAGGTTTCCGGGACGCCTTACATTCCCGGTGGGGATTCTCCCGCCGGGACGGATTGCTCGGGACTCGTTTCCTGGGTTGCCAACGCAGCATCGGACAGGCCGGTCTTCGGCAACCGATTCAACACGGGCAATGAAGAGGCGGCATTGTTGGCGCGCGGTTTTCAATATGGGACCGCTCCCAATGCCCTCGTGATCGGGTGGAACGGCGGCCACACGGCAGCGACCCTGCCGGACGGAACCCCGGTGGCCAGCGGTGAGCGCGGTGGCGTGCGCATTGGTGGCGCCGGCGCCTACCAGGCCGGGTTTACGCACCACATGTTCCTGCCGATGCCGCCGGAAGGCGAGGGCGTTCTTCCCCTGCCGCCGGATGCGCCCCCGCCGCCGGATGCGCCGCCGCCACCGGATGCGCCGCCCGTCCTGGTCGACGCCGCCGCACCCGCGCCGCCCGTCCTGGTCGACGCCGCCGCACCCGCGCCGCCCGAAGCTCCGGGCCCGCCGGCGCCCGAACTGCCGCCGCCCGGTGATCCCGGAATTGCGAATCCCTAA
- a CDS encoding adenylate/guanylate cyclase domain-containing protein, which yields MGDVLHITVYVLAGVAVIEAGALAVLSRLLLRSRQEIDELRHRADARNWLLSGGREALKTVWNTANVVRKEGFGAAVRSSIEDLADWAEVERPDLARVTPDGRVVILFSDIEESTALNERIGDRAWVKLIAAHDKLVSDLVRRWSGHVVKSQGDGFMIAFARADQAVRCGIDLQRALRRDAKRKRHQEIRVRIGIHMGRSVRRGDDLFGRNVAMAARVAAQAAGGEILVSQAVRDALSDCDDVRVDEGREVELKGFSGSYRLFAVDASPDPAAG from the coding sequence GTGGGCGACGTGCTGCATATCACGGTCTACGTCCTGGCCGGTGTCGCCGTGATCGAAGCCGGCGCGCTCGCCGTGCTCTCACGGTTGCTGCTGCGCAGCCGCCAGGAGATCGACGAGCTGCGACACCGGGCCGACGCCCGCAATTGGCTGCTATCGGGCGGCCGCGAGGCCCTCAAGACCGTCTGGAACACCGCAAACGTGGTGCGCAAAGAGGGCTTCGGTGCGGCCGTACGCAGTTCGATCGAAGACCTCGCCGACTGGGCCGAGGTGGAGCGGCCCGACCTGGCGCGGGTCACGCCGGACGGCCGCGTGGTGATCCTGTTCTCCGACATCGAGGAATCGACCGCCCTCAACGAACGCATCGGTGACCGCGCCTGGGTCAAGCTCATCGCGGCACACGACAAGCTGGTGTCAGACCTCGTGCGGCGATGGTCCGGGCACGTGGTCAAGAGCCAGGGCGACGGCTTCATGATCGCCTTCGCCCGCGCCGACCAAGCGGTGCGGTGCGGCATCGACCTGCAGCGCGCGCTACGCAGGGACGCAAAACGCAAGCGGCACCAGGAGATTCGGGTTCGGATCGGCATCCACATGGGTCGCTCGGTGCGCCGCGGTGATGATCTGTTCGGCCGCAACGTCGCGATGGCGGCGCGGGTGGCGGCTCAGGCCGCCGGCGGCGAGATCTTGGTGAGTCAAGCGGTGCGAGACGCCCTTTCCGACTGTGACGACGTCCGGGTCGACGAGGGCCGCGAGGTGGAGTTGAAAGGCTTCTCGGGGAGCTACCGGTTGTTCGCGGTCGATGCCTCTCCGGACCCGGCTGCGGGCTGA
- a CDS encoding glucose-6-phosphate dehydrogenase, with protein sequence MADGGGNSSNKLVIFGITGDLARKMTYRALYRLEARELLDIPIIGVASDDIPLEKLVERAREAIKASGEKFDDAVFDRLAGRLSYLHGDVTDEKLYGQLAKKIGPDCRPLYYLEMPPSLFAPIVESLAKAELLDRARVAVEKPFGHNLASARDLNARLRAVLDEDQILRVDHFLGKQPVEELQYLRFANNGLAKLWDRESISEIHITMAEDFGIEDRGKFYDAVGALRDVVQNHLLQVLALVAMEPPVGPSADDLNDKKAEVFRAMPALDPERCVRGQYRGYTDVDGVAKDSQTETYIALRTEIDNWRWAGVPIFLRAGKALPERVTEVRMFLHHVPGFSFLPNRRPPEPNQIVLRIDPDPGMRLQLSAQVRDEWHDVHLDSSFAEDLGEAVRPYERLLYAALTGDRQLFAREDAIEETWRIVQPVLDKPGRIHPYDQGSWGPEAAQSLLHGHRSWQEPWLPKRTSSQ encoded by the coding sequence TTGGCTGACGGCGGTGGCAACTCGTCGAACAAGCTGGTGATATTCGGCATCACCGGCGATCTGGCGCGCAAGATGACGTATCGCGCCTTGTACCGGCTCGAGGCGCGAGAGTTGCTCGACATCCCGATCATCGGCGTGGCCAGTGACGACATCCCCCTCGAGAAGTTGGTGGAGCGGGCTCGAGAGGCCATCAAGGCGTCCGGTGAGAAGTTCGACGACGCGGTGTTCGACCGGCTCGCGGGCCGGCTGTCCTATCTGCACGGCGACGTCACCGACGAAAAGCTGTACGGCCAGCTCGCCAAGAAGATCGGCCCGGACTGCCGGCCGCTGTACTACCTGGAAATGCCGCCGTCACTGTTCGCGCCGATCGTGGAGAGCCTCGCCAAGGCCGAGCTGCTGGACCGCGCACGCGTCGCGGTGGAAAAGCCGTTCGGCCACAACCTGGCCTCGGCGCGCGACCTGAATGCCCGGCTGCGCGCGGTGCTCGACGAGGACCAGATCCTGCGGGTGGACCACTTCCTGGGCAAGCAACCCGTCGAGGAGCTGCAGTACCTGCGCTTCGCGAACAACGGCCTGGCCAAGTTGTGGGACCGCGAGAGCATTTCGGAAATCCACATCACCATGGCCGAGGATTTCGGCATCGAGGATCGCGGCAAGTTCTACGACGCGGTGGGCGCCCTGCGGGACGTCGTGCAAAACCATCTGCTCCAAGTGCTCGCCCTGGTCGCCATGGAGCCCCCGGTCGGTCCCAGCGCCGACGACCTGAACGACAAGAAGGCCGAGGTGTTCCGGGCCATGCCGGCGCTGGATCCCGAGCGTTGCGTACGCGGCCAGTACCGCGGCTACACCGACGTCGACGGCGTGGCGAAGGATTCGCAGACCGAGACCTACATCGCGCTGCGGACCGAGATCGACAACTGGCGCTGGGCCGGTGTGCCGATCTTCTTGCGCGCCGGAAAGGCGCTGCCGGAGAGGGTCACCGAGGTCCGGATGTTCCTGCACCACGTTCCTGGATTTTCGTTTCTGCCTAACCGCCGGCCGCCCGAGCCCAACCAGATCGTGCTGCGCATCGATCCCGATCCCGGCATGCGGCTGCAGCTGTCCGCCCAAGTCCGCGACGAATGGCACGACGTCCACCTGGACTCCTCATTCGCCGAAGACCTCGGGGAAGCCGTGCGGCCCTATGAGCGGCTCCTCTACGCCGCGCTCACCGGGGACCGGCAGCTGTTCGCCCGGGAGGACGCCATCGAGGAGACGTGGCGCATCGTGCAGCCGGTGCTGGACAAGCCGGGCCGGATCCACCCCTACGACCAGGGCTCGTGGGGACCCGAGGCCGCGCAGTCGCTGCTGCATGGTCATCGCAGCTGGCAAGAGCCGTGGCTGCCCAAGCGCACGTCGTCACAGTAA
- a CDS encoding putative quinol monooxygenase produces MIFIVVKFETKPEWTDRWPQLVASFTAATRAEDGNLWFEWSRSLDNPAEYVLVEAFRDDEAGALHVNSDHFKRAMQELSQALTSTPKIINQTIDATGWSELEEMSVG; encoded by the coding sequence ATGATCTTCATCGTCGTCAAGTTCGAGACCAAGCCCGAGTGGACGGACCGCTGGCCCCAACTCGTCGCCTCGTTCACCGCCGCCACCCGCGCGGAGGACGGCAACCTGTGGTTCGAGTGGTCGCGCAGCCTGGACAACCCGGCGGAGTACGTGTTGGTGGAGGCGTTCCGTGACGACGAGGCGGGCGCCCTCCACGTCAACAGCGATCACTTCAAGCGGGCGATGCAAGAGCTGTCGCAGGCCCTGACATCCACCCCGAAGATCATCAACCAGACGATCGACGCGACGGGATGGTCGGAATTGGAGGAGATGTCGGTCGGCTAG